A genomic stretch from Hemicordylus capensis ecotype Gifberg chromosome 1, rHemCap1.1.pri, whole genome shotgun sequence includes:
- the DMAC2L gene encoding ATP synthase subunit s, mitochondrial, with amino-acid sequence MMLVESLTRQAGRLKQLVLCDTRRHFWGWLNAVFNKVDHERIQDVGPDRAASEWLLRCGATVRYQGYDKWQQDYNGLPSGPLGKYKIQAINATESCIMYKGFDYFDGLQHVEEIKFSKCMYLQDECLQRLSETQNLQQSLLRLWIISCGNITDKGIIALHKLSNLEYLFLSDLPGIQEKESTAQILKKSMPSLELELDLA; translated from the exons ATGATGCTGGTTGAAAGTCTGACCCGCCAAGCTGGCAGATTGAAGCAGCTGGTCCTGTGTGATACTCGTAGGCACTTCTGGGGATGGCTGAATGCAGTTTTTAACAA GGTAGATCATGAACGGATCCAAGATGTTGGCCCAGACAGAGCGGCCTCAGAATGGCTTCTCCGGTGTGGGGCGACGGTGCGTTACCAGGGCTATGACAAATGGCAGCAGGATTACAATGGGCTACCTTCAGGGCCACTAGGGAAATACAAGATACAAGCCATTAATGCCACAGAATCGTGCATCATGTACAAAGGATTTGATTATTTTG ATGGCCTACAACACGTGGAGGAAATCAAGTTTTCCAAGTGCATGTATCTCCAGGACGAGTGCTTGCAACGGCTCAGTGAGACTCAAAACCTGCAGCAAAGTCTGCTGCGCTTGTGGATAATTTCTTGTGGGAACATCACAGACAAAGGCATCATTGCATTGCATAAGCTCAG tAATCTGGAATATTTGTTCCTGAGCGACCTACCTGGGATTCAAGAGAAGGAATCCACTGCACAGATCCTTAAGAAATCAATGCCCTCCCTGGAGCTGGAATTAGACTTGGCATAA